A stretch of Syntrophaceae bacterium DNA encodes these proteins:
- the araH gene encoding L-arabinose ABC transporter permease AraH yields MNRIVEQQAESAKAVWDLKKVRINRFLQNIWANSGMVVVYVVMFIACSVFVPYFFTLRNMIGLALSITTIGMIACTMMFILAAGDLDLSVGSIVAFSGIIAATVINQTGDVYIGALAGVIGGGAVGLLNGTLIAVFNLNPLICTLATMQIVRGGAMIVSDGIAIGITIPEFFALGNESVFGIPNPIWITILIFIVFGILLNSTSYGKNILAIGGNKEASRLAGINVSRMKNAAFTLQGVVCGIAGVILSSRMTSGQPNVGLGLELDVIAACVLGGVSLLGGIATIEGLLAGVLIMGTVQNVLNLLNVETFYQYVVRGAILIIAILLDQFKQRNQSAVMR; encoded by the coding sequence ATGAACAGGATCGTTGAGCAACAGGCGGAATCGGCAAAAGCCGTATGGGATTTGAAGAAGGTGCGGATCAACCGGTTTCTGCAGAACATCTGGGCGAATTCCGGAATGGTGGTGGTCTATGTCGTCATGTTCATTGCGTGCTCGGTGTTCGTGCCCTACTTTTTCACGCTGCGCAACATGATCGGGCTGGCCCTTTCCATCACGACGATCGGCATGATCGCCTGCACCATGATGTTCATCCTCGCCGCCGGTGACCTGGATCTCTCCGTCGGCTCCATTGTCGCTTTTTCCGGCATCATCGCCGCCACGGTCATCAACCAGACCGGCGACGTCTATATCGGCGCCCTGGCGGGAGTGATCGGCGGGGGGGCCGTGGGGCTGCTGAACGGGACCCTGATCGCCGTCTTCAATCTGAACCCTCTGATCTGTACCCTGGCGACCATGCAGATCGTCCGGGGCGGAGCCATGATCGTTTCCGACGGCATCGCCATCGGCATCACCATCCCGGAATTCTTTGCTCTGGGCAACGAGTCGGTTTTCGGGATTCCAAACCCCATCTGGATCACCATCCTGATTTTCATCGTGTTCGGAATCCTGCTGAACAGCACGTCCTACGGGAAAAACATCCTGGCCATCGGCGGCAACAAAGAGGCGTCCCGCCTGGCCGGGATCAATGTCTCCCGGATGAAGAACGCGGCGTTCACCCTGCAGGGGGTCGTCTGCGGAATCGCCGGGGTCATCCTGTCGTCCCGCATGACAAGCGGGCAGCCCAACGTCGGCCTGGGGCTGGAGCTGGACGTGATCGCGGCCTGCGTTCTCGGCGGCGTCTCCCTGTTGGGCGGCATCGCCACGATCGAAGGGCTGCTGGCGGGCGTCCTCATCATGGGAACGGTCCAGAACGTCCTGAACCTGCTGAACGTCGAGACCTTCTACCAGTACGTGGTCCGAGGCGCCATTCTGATCATCGCCATCCTTCTGGATCAGTTCAAACAGCGCAACCAGTCGGCGGTGATGCGGTGA
- the galK gene encoding galactokinase gives MAAGDQAGRIRGAFRRHFGEPAMMVRSPGRVNLIGEHTDYNLGFALPGAVDRAIWLAASPRRDRFCRFYSVDLNDTLVLDLDKLSHSESHWANYLLGIYAELAADGRKVPGVDCAFGGNVPIASGMSSSAALECGFAFALNSLFGLVLDPVALARLCQRSENRFVGVACGIMDPFASLLGRKDHLIHLDCRTYSFRYVPFKRDDIRVVLCDSQIRRTLRNSEYNVRRAQCEAGVTVLAEAFPEVWSLRDATPDMLEAVRNRLDPLVYRRCRYAVEENLRVLEACEALERNDPQAVGTLMNATHKGLRDEYEVSCAQLDVLAEAAMAVPGVLGSRMMGGGFGGCTINLVEETALDRFREAMAAVFRDRLKKSPVIHVCCIDNGTTEET, from the coding sequence ATGGCCGCCGGGGATCAAGCCGGCCGAATTCGCGGGGCCTTCCGCCGCCACTTCGGCGAGCCCGCCATGATGGTTCGCAGCCCCGGCCGCGTGAACCTCATCGGCGAGCACACGGACTACAATCTGGGCTTCGCGCTTCCCGGCGCCGTGGACCGGGCCATATGGCTTGCCGCAAGCCCCCGCCGGGACCGTTTCTGCCGTTTCTACAGCGTGGATCTGAACGACACGCTGGTCCTGGACCTGGACAAGCTCTCCCATTCCGAGTCTCACTGGGCCAATTACCTGCTGGGAATCTACGCCGAGCTGGCCGCGGACGGCAGGAAGGTCCCGGGCGTGGACTGTGCATTCGGGGGAAACGTACCCATCGCCAGCGGCATGTCCTCTTCCGCCGCGTTGGAATGCGGCTTCGCCTTTGCCCTCAACTCGCTTTTCGGCCTGGTCCTGGACCCCGTGGCCCTGGCCCGTCTCTGCCAGCGGTCAGAGAACCGGTTTGTTGGCGTGGCCTGCGGAATCATGGATCCATTCGCCTCCCTGCTCGGGAGGAAGGATCACCTGATTCATCTGGACTGCCGGACCTACAGCTTCCGATACGTGCCCTTCAAGCGGGACGACATACGCGTTGTATTGTGCGATTCGCAGATACGGCGAACCCTCCGGAACAGCGAGTACAATGTGCGACGGGCCCAGTGCGAGGCGGGCGTAACCGTGCTGGCGGAGGCTTTTCCGGAAGTCTGGAGCCTCCGGGACGCCACTCCGGACATGCTGGAGGCGGTCCGGAATCGGCTGGATCCCCTTGTATACCGTCGATGCCGCTACGCTGTGGAGGAAAACCTGCGCGTACTGGAGGCCTGCGAGGCCCTGGAGCGGAACGATCCGCAGGCCGTCGGCACCCTCATGAACGCCACTCACAAGGGCCTGCGCGACGAATACGAGGTTTCCTGCGCGCAGCTCGACGTCCTGGCGGAGGCGGCCATGGCAGTGCCGGGCGTCCTGGGGAGCCGCATGATGGGCGGCGGTTTCGGAGGCTGCACGATCAACTTGGTGGAAGAAACCGCCCTGGACCGTTTCCGGGAGGCCATGGCGGCCGTTTTTCGCGACCGCCTGAAGAAATCCCCCGTCATTCACGTCTGCTGCATCGACAACGGTACAACGGAGGAAACCTGA
- the araG gene encoding L-arabinose ABC transporter ATP-binding protein AraG, producing the protein MSSFLEFQGITKTFPGVKALDNVSFGVAKGTVHGLVGENGAGKSTLLKILSGAYTPTEGKIVIHQEPKVFTRTRDAIDAGVAIIYQELNLVPEMTVAENLLLGKWPQRGFFLDRKKLLERSRTQIAELLEDIDPDTRLKHLPIGQRQMIEISKALLHNAEVIAFDEPTSSLSRKETEQLFRIIRNLRARGKTILYVSHRLEEIFTLCDAVTVFRDGRRIQTFESMDGVTDNTLIQRMVGREMKDMYGYRPREKGSTLFEVSGLQGPGIKQKSSFSAARGEIVGFFGLSGSGRTELMKNIFGAIEKRCGNIRVDGKPIAVHNPFSAINQGLCLCPEDRKYEGIIAVRSLSENINISSRRHFLKLGLFLNKRRERERADSYIEKLHIRTPSRDQFIGNLSGGNQQKAILARWLSEKVDVFLLDEPTRGIDVGSKYEIYQIMYGLAEEGKTVIFASSSLPEVMGVADRVVVMCGGTIIGEVDRRDVSEETLLSMALPKG; encoded by the coding sequence ATGAGTTCGTTTCTGGAGTTTCAAGGCATCACCAAGACTTTTCCCGGAGTCAAGGCCCTCGACAACGTCTCGTTCGGTGTAGCGAAAGGAACGGTGCACGGTCTGGTCGGAGAGAACGGCGCCGGCAAATCCACGCTGCTGAAGATATTGAGCGGTGCATACACTCCCACGGAAGGGAAAATCGTCATCCATCAGGAACCGAAGGTTTTCACCAGAACCCGCGATGCAATCGATGCCGGGGTCGCCATCATCTACCAGGAGCTGAACCTGGTCCCGGAGATGACGGTGGCGGAAAACCTGCTTCTCGGGAAATGGCCGCAGCGCGGTTTCTTCCTGGACAGGAAAAAACTGCTGGAGCGGTCCCGGACCCAGATCGCGGAACTTCTGGAGGACATCGATCCGGACACCAGGCTGAAGCATCTGCCCATCGGGCAGAGACAGATGATCGAGATCAGCAAGGCCCTCCTCCATAACGCCGAGGTCATCGCGTTCGACGAGCCGACCAGCTCCCTCTCCAGGAAGGAAACGGAACAGCTTTTCCGCATCATCCGGAATCTCCGCGCACGGGGGAAAACCATTCTCTACGTGTCGCACCGGCTCGAAGAGATTTTCACGCTCTGTGATGCCGTCACCGTCTTCCGGGACGGCCGGAGGATCCAGACCTTCGAGTCGATGGACGGCGTGACGGACAATACCCTGATCCAGCGCATGGTCGGTCGTGAAATGAAGGATATGTACGGTTACCGTCCCCGGGAAAAAGGCTCCACGCTGTTTGAGGTATCCGGCCTTCAAGGCCCCGGAATCAAGCAAAAGTCTTCCTTTTCCGCGGCGCGGGGCGAAATTGTCGGGTTCTTCGGCCTCAGCGGTTCGGGCCGGACGGAGCTGATGAAGAACATCTTCGGCGCCATCGAGAAGCGATGCGGCAATATTCGCGTCGACGGCAAACCCATCGCCGTCCACAATCCCTTTTCCGCCATCAATCAGGGTCTGTGCCTCTGCCCGGAAGACAGGAAATACGAGGGAATCATCGCCGTCCGGTCCCTGAGCGAGAACATCAACATCAGTTCCCGGCGGCATTTCCTGAAACTCGGCCTTTTCCTGAACAAGCGGCGCGAGCGGGAACGGGCGGACAGCTACATCGAAAAGCTTCACATCCGAACCCCGTCAAGAGACCAGTTCATCGGCAACCTGTCGGGCGGAAACCAGCAGAAAGCCATCCTGGCGCGGTGGCTCAGCGAAAAAGTCGACGTCTTCCTGCTGGACGAGCCGACCCGCGGCATCGACGTCGGATCGAAGTACGAGATTTACCAGATCATGTACGGACTGGCGGAAGAAGGGAAAACGGTCATTTTTGCGTCCAGCAGTCTGCCGGAAGTGATGGGCGTCGCCGACCGGGTCGTGGTCATGTGCGGCGGCACCATCATCGGTGAGGTGGACCGGAGAGACGTCAGCGAGGAAACCCTTCTTTCGATGGCATTACCCAAAGGATAA